The nucleotide sequence GAAAATACGACTGAAAGCACAAAGTAGATACTCTGAAATGAGTTTCGGACTCGGAGCTATAATCGGCTCTGTGTTGAGCGGCGTCATATATGATTTGGCCGGGGTTAACGCTATCTTTGCAATTGGTGGTCTGCTGGCAGTTTTTTCGTCGATTATTGTTTTTATCGGCGGGAAAAAACTTGAAACGAGTAACTAATACTGATTTTGTGAAACTCTGTTCATTTGGAGGTTATGATAAGTTTCATTCAAAAGGATAATGACCATGAATTTTAATTATTTTTTAAGATAAACATTTCATAGTGTATTTGTATCCTGCCTCAATAAGTTCTTTACCTTTGTAAAACTCGAAAAGACCGAATTCCCTGAGATCTGGTTTCAGTATTTTCCACGCATCAGAATTTTTCATCTGATATGATGTCAGATGATGTGACATTATGGTAATTGACCTGTTAATTGTACTCATAACATTGGGGGATTCTTCAAAGTAAGGTACGTGAAGCGGTGAGTTCAAATCCACTGCCATAATTTTTCTGTGCCCTTTATGAGAAAGAATACCCACGGGAACGGGGTTTGTTATTCCTCCGTCAACAAAATACATACCTTTGATTTCTGCAGGAGTGAACAGTCCCGGTATGGATATGGAAGCCCTTACTCCTTCTATTACAGAACCTTTTTCGAATGTTACGCATTTGCCGCTTTCCAGACTTGATGCGCAAATGTATAGGGGAATTGCTGCGTCTTCA is from Flexistipes sinusarabici DSM 4947 and encodes:
- a CDS encoding patatin-like phospholipase family protein, which gives rise to MVKKISLALGSGSAKGWAHIGIIKALKELGYKIEAVSGTSAGAIIAAYEAFGILNEFEDFVLNLDKRRVLRYYDVNLLPVKGLISGNRLLELFAENLKNKKIEDAAIPLYICASSLESGKCVTFEKGSVIEGVRASISIPGLFTPAEIKGMYFVDGGITNPVPVGILSHKGHRKIMAVDLNSPLHVPYFEESPNVMSTINRSITIMSHHLTSYQMKNSDAWKILKPDLREFGLFEFYKGKELIEAGYKYTMKCLS